The Candidatus Peribacteria bacterium region TAAAACAGAGAAGATACTTTGACGAGAATCTTTGCTGTCTCTGCGCGGTTGACGGGTTCATTGGGGCGGAAGGTCTTTTGGCCGTCATCACCGGATACAATGCCCAGCGCGGTGGCAGTCAGAATATCCTGTGCATAGGGGTGCGTCATTTCCAGATCGCTGAAGGGTATCTGCACAATATCTTTTCGTGCAACGTTGTAGGATTGGAGAATGGTGTGAATAATTTCTCCGCGCGTTGCTTTGGCTTCCAGGTTAAGTGCCTCATTCATGTACACAGTCCATTCCAGTCTGCGGGCTTCGCGTACGTATGGCTCGGCCCAGTGCTTGTCTGCCTGCATACTGGAAGGAACACGTTTGGTGAGTCCGATGATCATTTTTGCAAATTCACCGTGTGTGACATTGTCTGCCGGTCCGAATAGACCGGTGCTGTTTCCCTGTGCATCTTTGTATCCGGAGATAATGCCCTGACCACGCAGTGCGTCGACTGCAGAAAAAAACCATGCAGTGGTGCTGACATCCGAAAACGCAGGAGCGGCTCCATGGATTTCCTGGGTACTTGCTGCGGACGAAGGCGCGGCGGTAATGCGGGCAAGAAAGCGCTTGCTGGCTTCCTTAATCATTTCCGGGGTAGCGGGCCGACCGCCCCCGATTGACGGGCTCTCAGACGAGGAAGATGACGACGATGACGCGACCACTGGTGTTGCAATCACCACGCTTGTACTGGTATCCGTTGCAGCAGCATTGCCGAGCGCATCCACATACGAAAGAGTCACGGTGTAGGTGCCGTCCGGAATGACATTTGACGTGCTGGAGGCTACCTCCGGCGACGCGATGATGTCCAAAAGATTCAGCGTGAAGCTGACAGTCTGATCATCATCCATGGTGAGCGTGATGTTGTTGCTGCCCCCATCATTGAAATTCAACGTAATGCTGTTGGAGAGCGGAGATTCCGGAAGGGAGTAGCTGATCGCCATGGAAGGTGGCGTGATTGATGTGGACGTTGCAGGAGCAGTGAGAGTGGGGGATTCTGTTTCTGTGTCGCCCGCACAGGCAAAGTCGTAGCACTTTGCCACTTTCAAGTGGTAGGCAGTTTGATTCGCGTATGCGATGACCGGGAAGTTGTCACTACCCACGCCAATGGCAATAGTGGAATACATTCCATCGAAGCCGCCGTTGTCTACGGTACTGAGTGTGGTGGAAGCTGTGCAGCCGGAGTTGGAACATTTGGCGACTCTCAAGGCCGTGTTGGTGCCATCGTAGTAACTGATAACAGGGAAGCCGTCGGCTCCGATTGCAATGCTGGTGTAGTCGCCGGTAACTCCCGTGCTATCTACGGCTGTTATTGTGGCGGTTGTACAACTGACGTTACCGCATTTAGCAACTTTAAAGTCCGCATTTGAGTCGTCGTAGTAACTGATAACAGGCAGCCCATTTCCGTCCACGGCGATGGAGCTACTTCTTCCGACGGTACCGACGGAGTCGAGGGTGGTTACCGTGGTTCCGGTTGTGCAACCGGAATTGGCGCATTTCGCCACCTTAAGGGCTGTATTAGTGAGGTCGTAGTAGCTGATAACCGGGAAGCCGTCATTGCCGATGGCGATGGAGCTATAAGTGCCGAGAGATGCAGCATTATCAACAATGGTCAGGGTTGTAGCTACAGTGCAGCCGGAGTTAAAGCACTTGGCAACTTTCAGCGCTGTATTCGTTGTGTCGTAGTAGCTGATAACGGGGAAGCCGTCTGTGCCCAAGGCGAGTGAAGTGTATTCACCCATACTGCCGGTTGCATCAACTGTTGTGAGCGTTGTTGCAGACGTACATCCGGCATTAGCGCATTTCGCCACCTTGAGGTTTGTATTTGAGCTGTCGTAGTAGCTGATAACCGGGAAGCCATTACTGTCTACTTCCAGAGAAGTATAGTGACCCACACTCCCTGCAGTATCTACAGCAGTGCTGGTATTCCCTGAGGAACAGGCAGCATTGCCACACTTGGTCACTTTAAGGTTGGCACTCGTGTTATCATAATGACTGATGACAGGGAAGCCGTCACCTCCTATGTCTATGGATGTATGGAGCGCTACGACCCCTGAGTTATCCACGGTGGTGATGCTGACTGCTATGGTTCCTGCAATGGCAATGACAGGGACGACAAAGGCTGCGACTGTCAGGTATTTTGTTGCACGCGAGAGGCGTGACCATGACAAAGGAGAGGTGTGCATGGATCTGATCATAGGGGGAAAAAGCCGCGCGCCCTATTGCTTATGGATATTTACGGTAGCGCTTCCATGTCTTTATTGTTCAGTGGGTGCGCAGTCCGAAGAGTGAACTCTGCTGTCGGATACAGTGGCAGGCGGCCTGAATGTATCACGACGTTTATCGTAATTATGATCAAATAGTATTCATTGAATGCTATCTCTTCTTTACACTGAACTCCGACATAATTTCCCCTGCTTTCATGAGTCGGAATGCATACACAAAATATATCTTTGCTTGCATGGTGCTTGCAGTTGTTCTTGTCGTGCCACTGCATACGTTTGCCGCTCAGGCCACGGCCGACACGCTCGCTGCATATTGGAAGCTGAATGAGACGTCGGGTACAACGGCTGCGGACTCCTCCGGTGACGGCAAAACGGGCACGCATACGAATAGTCCGACAATCAGCTCGGATGTGCCGACTACAGCGTTCGCCAACGCGCGCAGTCTGAGTTTTGACGGCACGGATGATTACGTTTCGGCATCCAGTCCGCGTACCACTGGTAATGCTGCGTTCACGTACTCCCTCTGGTTCAAGACAGCGAACTCTACGAATGCATACCGCACTCTGTTTGGTGAGGGAAATTCTGGCTCATCCACGCAGACGTTTCATATCCAGATGCCTGCTGACGGAGACAGTGTCTGCACGACCGATGATTCGATCAAAGTGTATATGAATGATAACTCAACCGGTCAGGCGATTTTGTGTTCTACGGCAGCGGTCAATGATGGAACATGGCATCATGTTGCTCTCACCAGCAATGGCAGTAACAGTCACGTGTTGTACATTGATGGTACCCAGGTCGACTCCGACACTACTGCAATCAGTACGACCACATTCGATTCGGCGGCCATCGGAGCATTGCGCAATACCACCTTCTCCCAGTTCTTTCCGGGTAATATCGACGATGTGCGCGTCTACAAACGGGCGCTTTCCACTGGTGAGCTGACGGACCTTGCACAAGGGAGACATACGTCTGCCACATGGGATGGCTCGACGCATGCGGGTTTCGAAAATGGGACGAACTGGAGTACGAATGTCGTGCCGGATCCCTACACGCACATCACGATTCCTTTTACCGCAAACAAGCTGACGCTGACAGGTGCTGTGAGTACCGCGAATCTGACGATCAACACAGGTGCAATGCTCTTCATGAACGCTCAGTCGCTGAGCATCACGGAAGACGCGGTTCTCACGAACTACGGTACGCTTGCGGTGAAAAACACGACCGATGCATTGAATGTAAGTTTGTCGGCCGATAAAGGGACAGTGATGGTCATTGGCACCGGTGCCACGACGGGCCTCCCATTCGGAAATTCCTACAATAACCTCACAATCAACGATGGATTGGTTACCTACCTGAAATTTGACGAAACGTCTGGTACGCGCGCCACAGATTCATCGGGTTATTCCGCTTCCGGCAGACTCATTAACGGTGCTGCATTCAGTACTGCCGCCGCGCCCACGAATTTTTACAATTCCGGCAGCGTCGCGCTCGATGGATCGAACGATTACGTCGACACGCCGAGCAACCTTGTGATTGCCGCCAACAAAGGATTCATGTTCGCCGCATGGGTACGCACCAACGCAGTGACAGGCAATAAACTGGTATTTGACCGCACTGCGGCAACGCTGGGTATTGTGAACATCGGTCACAGCGGGACGAGCCTCACGTGCACAATGCGCGACGACAACAACGCCTCGCCAACCACTATCACTATCACGAACGCCATTGCTGTCGATACGTGGACACACGTTGCCTGCGGTCGCGACCAGGGGTCTTCCACCATGCGTTTTTATATTAACGGCAGACTGGCAGGTGTGTTTACCGGCCAGACCGGTCCTATTACGTCCACCATCCGGGTAGGTAATCATCAGAATGCGTCTTCGGGCTGGAACGGCTATATCGATGAAGTCCGCATTTACAATCGCAGTCTCATGCCCGGCGAAGTCGCCGCGCTCGCCGCCGGTAACCAGCCGTCGACTGCCCGTGGAACTGTGACACTCAATCAGCTTATTGCTGTGTATGGTGATCTCACGCTCAACGGAGGTAGCCTGGACGTATCGTCTTCAGATTACGCACTGCAGGTATTCGGCGATTGGATAAATAACGGCGGTATTTTTAATGCGCGCAAAGGAATCGTGCACCTTCTCGGTAGTGGCGATTTCACGGTCCAGTCCGGTGGTCAGCGGTTTAATCAGATTATATTCAACCAGAGTGCTGGTGACTGGACATTGCGCGAGGCGCTGACCGCAAGCGGACAGTTGACTCTTCAGGCAGGATCTCTCGATGTTCATGCGACGGAAAATTATCCGATCCGCGCGGGCTCTCTGGATAAAGGTCTGGACGGCTCCTTCCTTCCGCGTTCCGGAATGGTCATCCTTACCAATGCAGAGGATGCACAGCTCTCCTTCGATACGTCCTTCAACGAATTGCAGATCGAAGACGCAACCGAAAACGGGCTTGTCGGTTACTGGAAATTCGACGAGGGCACGAACTCTGGCGCGATCCTTGATCTATCCGGTTATGACAATACCGGCGTGCGAAGCGGTACGGGTGCTATTTGGAGTGGCAGCGACAAGGCATCTCTTGCTTTTCAGAATCCCAATGCCATGCAGTTCAATGGATTTAACGATCATGTGACGGTGCCGGATGATACATCACTGGATCTCTCGGGAGCGGCGACACTGAGCGCGTGGGTCAAGTGGGGCAGTGCGATCGGCACCGACGATGATTCACTCATTGATAAAACACAGTCCGCCGATTCGGCGAGTTACCGCATGTATCTCATCAACAGCGGTTCGGATGCCGGAAAGTTCGGTTTTTACAACGGCACGGCTGCCGCGACCAGCGTGACGACCGTGTCGCGCGGTACGTGGCATCACCTTGCAATCACGCTGTCCGGCTCGACGGCGTTGTACTATCTGGATGGCGTACTCGACGCGACCCGTTCGATCAGTCTTGGTTCCGCAAATAACGGTCCTGTGTTGATTGGTACGGATACGCAGCTCGCAACCCGGCATTTCAACGGATCGCTCGACGACGTGCGCTTGTATAATCGCGCTCTTTCTGCAGCTGAAATTGAAAATCTATACAACGGCTTCTACGCCAATGGCGACAGTGGAACGGCAACCACGACGCTCATTGCTAATCTGGATACAGACGCACTGACCATATTCTCCGGCAAGTTTTCAGGCGGGTCTGAAACCACCCGCATCTCGGGTAATCTCAATAACTATGCCGGCAGTGATGCTTTTGATGCGACGTATGCCACTGTGTATTTTGATGGCAGCAGTGCCCAGACCATTCGCGGTTCCAATACCTTCGGTATTATGGAGATTTCCACGGCAAGCGCCCGAACGATCAGTTTTTCATCCGGCTCCCTTCAGCGTGTGTCCAGTTCTCTTACCCTGCTCGGGCAAGCGGGCAATCTTCTCACGCTCTCCCCGCTTACAGCGGGTACTACGTGGTACATTGATCTTGATGAGGCTGCCACACAGAGTGTTCAGTACGTCTCCCCGAGTTATTCCAGTGCGATAGATGGTCTGACTATTCTGGCATATAACGGCACATCCGTTGATGGTGGCCATAACGTGAACTGGCAGTTTACGCAATCTTCGTCATCTTCCAGTACGACTACAGAAACGGTCACAACAGGTGGGATGCGTGGCCATGGAACAAATACGACCCGCGCGGTCGCAATCATCAACGAACGCTACCGTCGTGCATTGGTGATGAATGATGGAACGGAGAAGAAAACATCAACCACGCCGCAGACTCAGCCGACAGAAGATGTGACCGATCCCATCGGAACATATGCCATTTCCACAAGCCAGAACCGTATGGTCCTCAATACGGATGATGTGCTGCTTGTCTACAGAGACGTTCTGTCCGACATGTGGTACTCGCCCTATGTTGCAAGCGTCATCGAAAGTAATATCGCTCGTGGATACAAGGACAAAAGCGGAAAGCTTACCGGAGAATTCGGTGTCGGGAAGCCAATTACCTACGCGGAAATTCTGAAAATGACTCTGGAAGCAGCCAGGAAATCAGCCATCAAAACGGCACCGCCACGCAACAAATCGGCTCAGGGAGATTGGTCCTCCCCGTATGTCGGCATTGCCGAGGAACTAGGGTTGAGTGTGATCGGGGTCGATGTAAACGTACAAACATCCATCACCCGCGGAGAAGTGGTGCAGCTCATTATGGAAACCATGGGGATCACTATCGGACAAACGCCATCCACTTTCCAGGATGTTCCGGCTACACATCCTCATTCGCATGCCATTGCAGCTGCCGCCTTTTTCGGATTGATTGAAGGGGACAGGGATACGAATGGAGCACTACTCAACACGTTCCGCCCGGATGCGCATATTAATCGTGCAGAAGCGGCCAAACTTATTGCGCTCGCCAAGGAAATCCAGAGACGCGGAGCTATTTCCCTGCCAGCCTTCGGTGGAATGCCGGCACCATCGTCCAGCACCTCCAATCCCTCTTCTTCATCGTCTGTTGCATCCTCCATTAGTCCGCAGCAGGCAGTGCGTGCAACGGTTGCCTCTCCGCAGTTGAATGTGCGTCTTGATTCCCGCATCGAGTCCGATCAGCTGCGAACGTTGTACTACGGCGCAGTTGTCGAGATTC contains the following coding sequences:
- a CDS encoding S-layer homology domain-containing protein, with translation MHTSPLSWSRLSRATKYLTVAAFVVPVIAIAGTIAVSITTVDNSGVVALHTSIDIGGDGFPVISHYDNTSANLKVTKCGNAACSSGNTSTAVDTAGSVGHYTSLEVDSNGFPVISYYDSSNTNLKVAKCANAGCTSATTLTTVDATGSMGEYTSLALGTDGFPVISYYDTTNTALKVAKCFNSGCTVATTLTIVDNAASLGTYSSIAIGNDGFPVISYYDLTNTALKVAKCANSGCTTGTTVTTLDSVGTVGRSSSIAVDGNGLPVISYYDDSNADFKVAKCGNVSCTTATITAVDSTGVTGDYTSIAIGADGFPVISYYDGTNTALRVAKCSNSGCTASTTLSTVDNGGFDGMYSTIAIGVGSDNFPVIAYANQTAYHLKVAKCYDFACAGDTETESPTLTAPATSTSITPPSMAISYSLPESPLSNSITLNFNDGGSNNITLTMDDDQTVSFTLNLLDIIASPEVASSTSNVIPDGTYTVTLSYVDALGNAAATDTSTSVVIATPVVASSSSSSSSESPSIGGGRPATPEMIKEASKRFLARITAAPSSAASTQEIHGAAPAFSDVSTTAWFFSAVDALRGQGIISGYKDAQGNSTGLFGPADNVTHGEFAKMIIGLTKRVPSSMQADKHWAEPYVREARRLEWTVYMNEALNLEAKATRGEIIHTILQSYNVARKDIVQIPFSDLEMTHPYAQDILTATALGIVSGDDGQKTFRPNEPVNRAETAKILVKVSSLF
- a CDS encoding S-layer homology domain-containing protein, translated to MVLAVVLVVPLHTFAAQATADTLAAYWKLNETSGTTAADSSGDGKTGTHTNSPTISSDVPTTAFANARSLSFDGTDDYVSASSPRTTGNAAFTYSLWFKTANSTNAYRTLFGEGNSGSSTQTFHIQMPADGDSVCTTDDSIKVYMNDNSTGQAILCSTAAVNDGTWHHVALTSNGSNSHVLYIDGTQVDSDTTAISTTTFDSAAIGALRNTTFSQFFPGNIDDVRVYKRALSTGELTDLAQGRHTSATWDGSTHAGFENGTNWSTNVVPDPYTHITIPFTANKLTLTGAVSTANLTINTGAMLFMNAQSLSITEDAVLTNYGTLAVKNTTDALNVSLSADKGTVMVIGTGATTGLPFGNSYNNLTINDGLVTYLKFDETSGTRATDSSGYSASGRLINGAAFSTAAAPTNFYNSGSVALDGSNDYVDTPSNLVIAANKGFMFAAWVRTNAVTGNKLVFDRTAATLGIVNIGHSGTSLTCTMRDDNNASPTTITITNAIAVDTWTHVACGRDQGSSTMRFYINGRLAGVFTGQTGPITSTIRVGNHQNASSGWNGYIDEVRIYNRSLMPGEVAALAAGNQPSTARGTVTLNQLIAVYGDLTLNGGSLDVSSSDYALQVFGDWINNGGIFNARKGIVHLLGSGDFTVQSGGQRFNQIIFNQSAGDWTLREALTASGQLTLQAGSLDVHATENYPIRAGSLDKGLDGSFLPRSGMVILTNAEDAQLSFDTSFNELQIEDATENGLVGYWKFDEGTNSGAILDLSGYDNTGVRSGTGAIWSGSDKASLAFQNPNAMQFNGFNDHVTVPDDTSLDLSGAATLSAWVKWGSAIGTDDDSLIDKTQSADSASYRMYLINSGSDAGKFGFYNGTAAATSVTTVSRGTWHHLAITLSGSTALYYLDGVLDATRSISLGSANNGPVLIGTDTQLATRHFNGSLDDVRLYNRALSAAEIENLYNGFYANGDSGTATTTLIANLDTDALTIFSGKFSGGSETTRISGNLNNYAGSDAFDATYATVYFDGSSAQTIRGSNTFGIMEISTASARTISFSSGSLQRVSSSLTLLGQAGNLLTLSPLTAGTTWYIDLDEAATQSVQYVSPSYSSAIDGLTILAYNGTSVDGGHNVNWQFTQSSSSSSTTTETVTTGGMRGHGTNTTRAVAIINERYRRALVMNDGTEKKTSTTPQTQPTEDVTDPIGTYAISTSQNRMVLNTDDVLLVYRDVLSDMWYSPYVASVIESNIARGYKDKSGKLTGEFGVGKPITYAEILKMTLEAARKSAIKTAPPRNKSAQGDWSSPYVGIAEELGLSVIGVDVNVQTSITRGEVVQLIMETMGITIGQTPSTFQDVPATHPHSHAIAAAAFFGLIEGDRDTNGALLNTFRPDAHINRAEAAKLIALAKEIQRRGAISLPAFGGMPAPSSSTSNPSSSSSVASSISPQQAVRATVASPQLNVRLDSRIESDQLRTLYYGAVVEILWSQPNGWSRIKDAYDREGFVMTRFLAIQE